In Triticum aestivum cultivar Chinese Spring chromosome 5B, IWGSC CS RefSeq v2.1, whole genome shotgun sequence, the following proteins share a genomic window:
- the LOC123113284 gene encoding uncharacterized protein, producing the protein MPTLHGPILFVRPGAYQELKPFPKNTAGSCSNLLGCNTICSSVEDHHVQKPHIVSSLRVNFTRVSHYLQRSLNERTTRHWLHRFHVNASSDEDFRSSRNIATSLFKQYKNVIDRGGGDNIKGFVSAGVQAYALGCTEEGLRKELMDIKNSGVKIEGLQSFGGTSLSFKVRSFEVKECILWLSIVFITILCTPQPTVIRWSTTPPVSADVLHQWKGFCALIANAYYTKGMAWLPVKTLQLEQMAVTGSSEEPSLVASRMQLVFSTLEVVSPQWPRV; encoded by the exons ATGCCGACGCTACACGGACCCATTCTGTTCGTCAGGCCCGGTGCTTACCAAGAGCTGAAACCGTTCCCGAAAAACACCGCTGGTTCGTGTAGCAATTTATTGGGTTGCAACACAATTTGTAGTTCCGTCGAAGACCATCATGTACAGAAGCCACACATTGTTTCTAGCTTGAGAGTTAACTTTACCAGAGTCAGTCATTATCTTCAGAGAAGCTTAAATGAGAGAACTACAAGGCACTGGCTG CATCGGTTTCATGTTAATGCTTCGTCAGATGAGGACTTCCGCTCATCGCGCAATATAGCGACCAGCCTATTCAAGCAGTATAAGAACGTCATTGATCGAGGAGGTGGAGATAACATAAAG GGGTTTGTTAGTGCTGGAGTGCAAGCATATGCCCTAGGCTGTACAGAAGAGGGGCTTAGAAAGGAACTTATGGATATAAAAAATTCTGGTGTCAAGATCGAAGGCCTGCAATCCTTTGGAGGAACAAGCTTGAGCTTCAAAGTCCGTTCTTTTGAG GTAAAGGAGTGCATTCTGTGGCTCAGTATAGTGTTCATTACAATCCTATGCACGCCACAGCCGACGGTCATCAGGTGGTCTACCACCCCACCGGTGTCGGCGGACGTCTTGCATCAGTGGAAAGGATTTTGTGCCCTGATAGCAAACGCTTACTACACCAAGGGCATGGCATG GCTACCAGTGAAAACATTGCAGCTGGAACAGATGGCTGTGACAGGCAGTTCGGAGGAGCCATCGCTAGTAGCAAGTCGGATGCAGTTAGTTTTCAGTACGTTAGAG GTAGTCAGCCCCCAATGGCCAAGAGTGTGA
- the LOC123113285 gene encoding transmembrane emp24 domain-containing protein p24beta3 gives MARWRPAMLLVAALALAAAAGWRAEALSVTVTDTECIHEFVPYEGDSVSGNFVVVDHDIFWSSDHPGIDLTVTSPGGNTVYTMKGKSGDKFDFKAPRGGMYKFCFHNPYGAPETVSFYIHVGHIPNEHNLAKDEHLDPINVKIAELKEALESVTAEQKYLKARDARHRHTNESTRRRVMFYTMAEYAAFMAASALQVVYIRRLFSKNVGYNRV, from the exons ATGGCGAGGtggcggccggctatgctgctggTAGCGGCGCTGGCGCTGGCGGCGGCCGCCGGGTGGCGGGCGGAGGCGCTCTCGGTGACCGTGACGGACACCGAGTGCATCCACGAGTTCGTGCCCTACGAGGGCGACTCCGTCTCGGGCAACTTCGTCGTCGTCGACCACGACATCTTCTGGAGCTCCGACCACCCCGGCATCGACCTCACG GTAACTTCACCAGGTGGTAACACTGTATATACGATGAAGGGAAAGTCTGGTGACAAATTTGACTTCAAAGCTCCAAGGGGTGGAATGTATAAGTTTTGCTTCCATAATCCATATGGGGCACCTGAAACTGTTTCTTTCTACATTCATGTTGGGCACATACCCAATGAGCACAATTTGGCGAAAGATG AGCACTTGGACCCTATCAATGTGAAAATTGCAGAGCTGAAGGAAGCACTGGAATCTGTCACTGCCGAGCAGAAGTACCTAAAAGCACGTGACGCTCGTCACCGACACA CAAACGAGAGCACCAGGAGGCGTGTCATGTTCTACACTATGGCGGAGTATGCGGCTTTCATGGCCGCCAGTGCGTTGCAAGTCGTTTACATCCGCCGCCTGTTCAGTAAAAACGTGGGGTACAACAGGGTCTAG